The Novosphingobium sp. THN1 genome includes a window with the following:
- a CDS encoding VOC family protein yields the protein MDIAGLAYSVVKATSLPAWSRFGEDFAGFSAHDLPGGLALRMDERAGRIFVEKGQADCYFASGWELRTRRQFDAALTELAAKDIAVTASTPAERALRHVAEMAWFRDPAGNRHEICCGAISDFSRFVSPQAVRGFVTGDLGFGHVVLPAPQIDATRDFLIDVLGFGVSDFMVHRPLGPEGPAMRIDFMHCANARHHSLALFEAEVPAGCVHMMVEVPDLDEVGRAYDRMLSSGARLMATLGKHTNDRMTSFYVATPGGFALEYGFGGLQLDWDTHSEFEFTEVSLWGHDFSVGFGVDEKAQLAAAA from the coding sequence CCTACAGCGTCGTCAAAGCGACAAGCTTGCCCGCGTGGTCGCGTTTCGGCGAGGACTTCGCTGGCTTTTCCGCGCATGATTTGCCCGGCGGCCTCGCTCTGCGCATGGACGAACGTGCCGGGCGGATCTTTGTCGAGAAAGGGCAGGCTGACTGCTACTTTGCCAGCGGTTGGGAATTGCGCACGCGCCGCCAGTTCGATGCCGCGCTTACGGAACTCGCCGCCAAGGACATCGCGGTAACCGCATCCACGCCTGCAGAACGCGCTCTGCGGCACGTCGCCGAGATGGCGTGGTTCCGCGATCCTGCAGGCAATCGCCATGAAATTTGCTGCGGGGCAATCTCCGATTTCTCCCGCTTCGTTTCCCCGCAGGCGGTGCGCGGCTTCGTGACCGGCGATCTCGGCTTCGGCCACGTAGTGCTGCCTGCGCCCCAGATCGATGCAACCCGCGATTTCCTGATCGACGTGCTTGGCTTCGGAGTGTCCGATTTCATGGTCCACCGTCCCCTCGGCCCCGAAGGCCCGGCGATGCGCATAGACTTCATGCACTGCGCCAATGCCCGCCACCACAGTCTGGCCCTGTTCGAAGCCGAAGTACCAGCGGGCTGCGTGCACATGATGGTCGAAGTTCCCGATCTCGACGAAGTAGGCCGCGCCTACGATCGCATGCTCAGCTCCGGCGCGCGGTTGATGGCGACACTGGGCAAACACACCAACGACCGCATGACCAGCTTCTATGTCGCCACGCCGGGCGGCTTCGCGCTCGAATACGGGTTTGGCGGCCTGCAGCTCGATTGGGACACGCACAGCGAGTTCGAATTCACTGAGGTGAGTCTGTGGGGCCACGATTTCAGCGTGGGCTTCGGTGTCGATGAAAAGGCCCAGCTGGCTGCAGCTGCCTGA